Proteins encoded in a region of the Ptychodera flava strain L36383 chromosome 4, AS_Pfla_20210202, whole genome shotgun sequence genome:
- the LOC139132131 gene encoding 1-phosphatidylinositol phosphodiesterase-like, whose translation MWTRNSFGKMTAKHTVLMNMIYLVIVCNEGGANAAVLRPDYNTGKIAGISYPDWMSNLNDDISLASLSIPGTHNTMTYNGYGGHFAQCQSWTLGTQLEAGIRFLDIGCRHFRDVLSIHKGVYFQHLSLNAVLRKVTHFLRLHPREVVLMRVKKEHIESSNTRSMEETFREYISGYNSEYFWTTNAIPNLGEARGKIVILDDFANGRVGVNYSDAEIADDREVFSLQPREINAKWNSIRNNLNKASDDRGDQLFLTYTSGRGRRIFEYEVADLINPKLIKFIDSNPGKKKWGTVVMDFPGGALVEKILMSND comes from the coding sequence ATGTGGACCAGAAACTCCTTCGGAAAGATGACAGCAAAACACACTGTATTGATGAATATGATATACCTAGTTATAGTATGCAACGAGGGCGGCGCTAATGCTGCTGTCCTGAGACCAGACTACAATACAGGAAAGATTGCTGGAATCAGTTATCCAGACTGGATGTCAAACTTGAATGACGACATATCTCTGGCGAGCCTTTCCATTCCTGGCACTCACAATACTATGACTTATAACGGGTATGGCGGGCACTTTGCTCAATGCCAATCGTGGACACTGGGCACCCAACTAGAGGCCGGAATACGTTTCCTCGACATAGGCTGCAGACATTTTCGTGACGTTCTTTCAATTCACAAGGGCGTGTATTTCCAACACTTAAGTTTAAATGCTGTTCTCCGAAAAGTCACTCACTTCCTAAGACTTCATCCACGTGAGGTTGTTCTCATGCGTGTTAAGAAGGAACACATAGAGTCCAGTAACACCAGAAGTATGGAAGAAACATTTAGAGAGTATATCAGTGGATATAATTCCGAGTACTTCTGGACAACCAATGCAATACCGAATCTTGGAGAAGCACGTGGCAAGATTGTTATCCTTGACGATTTTGCCAACGGACGGGTTGGGGTAAATTACAGCGATGCTGAAATAGCTGACGACCGGGAAGTATTTTCCCTTCAGCCAAGAGAAATCAACGCAAAGTGGAACTCGATCAGGAATAATTTGAATAAGGCCAGTGATGACCGGGGTGATCAATTGTTCTTGACGTATACCAGCGGCAGAGGGAGAAGGATCTTCGAATACGAAGTTGCAGATCTAATCAACccaaaactgataaaatttatCGACAGCAACCCTGGTAAGAAGAAGTGGGGGACTGTAGTGATGGATTTTCCGGGAGGGGCACTTGTCGAAAAGATTCTTATGAGCAATGACTAA